AAATAGTAACCCAAAAAATACGCATGAACCTCTTGTCGTTATTCCACATGGTCTGGATAAGCATCCTAAAAACACAATAATGCGTTggaaaaaactaattaaatacaAATTGCGAAAACTTTAAACGTTAAACCACGGCTGTGACTGGTCTGTGAGGGAGCGTAAAAGTAAAATAATCTCCAAACTTATTTGCTATCTTTTTCCTCTCTAAAATAGAAGTATAATCTAttccaatatatttttctaaataatattttctatatgtaaaataaaaataaataaattctaattattcaaaaatcacataaaataaaattgtttactctttatatatatattctatgttataagatgtttttttattaaaatacagtattcttaaaaaaatataaaatatctaataaaatataaaagtctTAAACATCTTATAAAATGTGATTGATAATATTTACTTCAACTTAAAAATGACGCGAACCaactaaaaacatttttttgtactCTAACATGTCATACCGGTCACAGCCAGTGCCGTGCGACAGTAGTGAAAAAAGAAACCTTCGTCTAtggtagcaaaaaaaaaaattaaaatcaaggGCATCATTTACTACTATCATAAGCATATTAAAACCACAAAAATTTGAGTTTATAGGATGAAAGCATTATAAcagtttgattaaaaaaatacgaGCTTAAAATTAACGTATATACGAGGTTATAACAGTTTTACCAACGAGACATTGACCTAGTAATAAAAGAGTGTCTACCAGGCACTTCGCCATTCAGACTCGAATCTCGTTGGAAATAGTATTTACAATGTTTGGATTTTCTGTAAAAAAGTAAAACCAACAACCAGTGTAAAAAATTGTTAAAGAATTAGAATAATTAGATATAGGTGATTATAGTTGTGACtgcatttttaaatattaaaaaagtaaagaagataatttttttttatctttttccgATTATGGCATAAAACATTGataattgaattattttattttaaaataggttataaatttaatgataaatacttgattaatatttttaataaaaaaatcttgttgtgtataatcactatttttttattagtttaattacTTATATGTTTTTCTCTATTATAatattcattattatttttatcgtaattttttttatggttcgTTTATGGCAAGCATAAATGCTAGCACGGTCTAGTCACAGGGTACATTTATTTTAGTACTCTAAATGTGTTGATCGATGACTCATCTTGAAACTATAATCTGCACACTCATACATgtaaaatattacttaattagaTTAAAATGTAGAATAAGATTGTCAGTGAGATTTACCCCAAACATTTTTCTttgcttctattttttttataacaaatatatgCAAAAGTCTCTCCACTTTGAATTTTTGACTTGAATCACAAATATATGCAAAAGTCTCTCCACTTTGAATTTTTGACTTGAATCAAGTCCCATATAAATACCAATACCTTATAAACTTCCTCTTCacttcaaacaaacaaaaataaagcaaTAACATTTAAAACATCATGGAGCCTAAAAATACAATCTTTCTAGTTCTACTCCTCTCAACCATTCTCCAGTCTTCATCCGCAACTCCAAATCCGTCCGAACTAGTCCGGTTCATCGTGACATCATGCCAAACCACCCGATATCCACTACTATGCGTGCATACTCTCTCTGCTTACGCCACCATGATTCGACACAAAAACGACCAGGATCTTGCCCAAATTGCTCTCACCATCAGCTTGTCTCGAGCCAGATCCGTTGCTATATTCGTCGCTAAACTAACCAAAGAGTATGTTCTCGTATACCATTAATTAATTACGTTTTTGCTTCACGATCACTTAATTAGATTCcatgacaaagaaaaaaaactagactAATCTCTGGAGTTTTTTTGTACGTTTTTATATTTGCATagtattaatttctttttgaataaaaccattttatgtatatgtAGAACGCCAAGTTTCAAACGTAGAGAATATTTAGCAATCAAAGATTGCATCGAAGTGTTAGGCAACAGCGTGGACCGGTTAGGCCAGTCGGTTAAAGAACTAGGTCGAGCTGGTCATGCTGTGGCTGGTGAGGACTTCATGTGGAAGATGAGTAACGTTCAGACGTGGGTTAGTGCCGCTTTGACAGACGAAACCACGTGTCTAGATGGATTCTCAGGTCGAGCCATGGAGGGCAAAGTGAAGAAGCTGATTCGTTTGAAAGTGGTTCACGTAGCTCAAGTCACTAGCAATGCTCTTGCGTTGGTTAACCACTTTGCTGAGAAACGAAGCGCGAAGATTCCTTAACTGGAGttgagtctttttttttgggtacgACTAATTAATGTGAAAGTTTTGGCTTGTATGTAAAATCTCGAATCTTTAAAACTATGTAAAATGTTTATCATCTTTTTGTCGGTCGGGAAGAAAAGTCAacctttgtttttttgttctttaatattgtatcataagtaaatatacatatgtACTTTTGTTTTGgataaattttagatatattttcttattggcAAATTCTCTAATTTCAAAGTAAAGATATTACCGAATCGTATTAACAAACTAAGCACTATATAtaatttcagttttattttgCTACGTGTAAACATTGATAAAGGTGAAGGTCAAATGAGTTCACTCGCTATAGTTTCATTGCCATTATTTTAGATAttgtttttgtaataattaactgaaataaaaaaaaaacataatcaagGTAGAAAGTTAGGAGACAAGATTTTGTCCAGTGACAAAAGTCTTGATTTGTTCCTAGTGATCAAGGACAAAATTAACGTGTTCTATACATAATAATTGAGGAACAacctaatttttaataaaacaaatactGATATCACATAATTATGGTTTATGCTATCTAATAATCTTAAGCCATTTTGCTAGCAATCTCTGCACTAACAACAGGCTAACGACCGTATAATTGACCACATTGTCATGAACTGTGTAATATATGATGACAATTTCCCCTTGAAATATCAactcaaaatttttaatttaaagattAAAGTGAGTCATTGATTCGACTATATTATTAGATAGTAGTATAGCACTTATAACCTCCTTAGTGTTTGTCTTAATAATTCTGTTCACAAGCTCACAAATATTCTTATAGGACAAAGTTTCAACGACAAGTACCCACCTTTGTGATATGAAAATTACGTATACCAAATACGAGATCTTGTTCCCGCAATTGACGGTTTAGCAACACAAAATATAAGACTAAGAAAAGAATGTTTTGATAGACACTAGAGACTATATATCTAATGTTTGTGTTAAGACATCACGCATTTTCTTATGATAAAAAAGCAatgaatttttagaaaaagaagTAATGAACAAACCTTTTATCAagcaaaaagtatataaaataatgaaatatataacttttcaGTTAAATATTAAGTGTGGGCCCGCATTCTGCAGGCTAATATATAGATACCCaagttttttatattaattttaatttttatttgaacctaaattattaaatttgatataaattttaaattaatagtataattgctaatttaaaatataaattaataaatgatgtattaaattctttttttttattaaaaagatgtatagtttagataaaaaaatcttaTCCCTTATATAATAAAGCACAAGTCAC
This genomic stretch from Brassica napus cultivar Da-Ae chromosome C9, Da-Ae, whole genome shotgun sequence harbors:
- the LOC106399373 gene encoding pectinesterase inhibitor 9, which encodes MEPKNTIFLVLLLSTILQSSSATPNPSELVRFIVTSCQTTRYPLLCVHTLSAYATMIRHKNDQDLAQIALTISLSRARSVAIFVAKLTKETPSFKRREYLAIKDCIEVLGNSVDRLGQSVKELGRAGHAVAGEDFMWKMSNVQTWVSAALTDETTCLDGFSGRAMEGKVKKLIRLKVVHVAQVTSNALALVNHFAEKRSAKIP